In Endozoicomonas sp. GU-1, one DNA window encodes the following:
- a CDS encoding Nudix family hydrolase yields MSMLRSTPSIAPESIASMIIDNRNVVHVAVAVILGDDGRVLLAKRPEDKHMGGLWEFPGGKVESGEDIRVALSRELREELDIGVATFSPLIKIRHDYPDKSVLLDTWVVSGIQGEPKGNEGQLIQWVEKECLNDYEFPEANKVILRALQLPDHYMITGHFAEKEALFNSVLAALDNGIRLIQFRAHWLEAGDYLRLARELSSCAQAAGGTLIIKGDFSLLSESWCHGLHLTSRQLGLPVKPEKRHSGQLLVASCHDKAQIKAAEAMAVDFITLSPVKATASHPEASPLGLERAKMLTGIAKVPVFWLGGMNPEDAHLARQLGARGIAAIQAFWG; encoded by the coding sequence ATGAGTATGTTAAGATCAACGCCGAGTATCGCACCTGAATCCATTGCCTCAATGATTATTGACAATAGAAACGTGGTTCATGTGGCAGTTGCTGTGATTCTTGGGGACGATGGCCGGGTTTTACTGGCCAAGCGTCCTGAAGATAAACACATGGGCGGATTATGGGAGTTTCCCGGCGGTAAAGTCGAGTCCGGGGAAGATATCAGGGTCGCCCTGAGTCGGGAACTTCGCGAAGAGCTGGATATCGGCGTTGCCACTTTTTCACCACTCATCAAAATTCGCCATGACTACCCTGATAAGTCCGTATTGCTGGATACCTGGGTGGTCAGTGGTATTCAGGGCGAGCCGAAAGGCAATGAAGGTCAGTTGATTCAGTGGGTTGAGAAGGAATGTCTTAATGACTATGAGTTTCCTGAAGCCAATAAGGTGATTCTCCGGGCGCTGCAACTTCCTGACCATTATATGATTACCGGGCATTTTGCGGAAAAAGAAGCACTCTTCAACAGCGTTTTGGCAGCGCTGGATAACGGTATTCGCCTGATTCAATTTCGGGCTCATTGGCTTGAGGCGGGTGACTATCTCCGGCTGGCACGGGAACTGTCAAGTTGCGCTCAGGCCGCTGGTGGGACGCTGATCATCAAAGGGGATTTCTCCCTTTTGTCAGAGTCATGGTGCCATGGGCTGCATTTGACCTCCCGTCAGCTGGGTTTGCCGGTTAAACCTGAAAAGCGCCATAGCGGCCAGCTTTTGGTCGCCTCATGTCACGATAAGGCGCAGATCAAAGCGGCTGAGGCAATGGCGGTGGACTTTATTACCCTGTCACCGGTCAAGGCAACCGCTTCCCATCCTGAGGCCAGCCCTCTGGGGTTAGAGCGGGCTAAAATGCTGACTGGCATAGCAAAAGTACCTGTGTTCTGGCTTGGGGGGATGAATCCAGAAGATGCGCATCTTGCCCGGCAGCTGGGTGCCCGGGGAATTGCTGCCATTCAGGCTTTTTGGGGCTGA
- the secA gene encoding preprotein translocase subunit SecA has translation MFASLIKKVIGSRNDRQLKRMGKIVKSINALEESLAALSDDELKAKTGEFRERFNKGETLDDLLPEAFAVVREAGKRVMGMRHFDVQLIGGMTLHEGRIAEMRTGEGKTLVATLPAYLNAIPGQGVHVVTVNDYLARRDANWMRPLYEFLGMSVGIVVPQQDPEEKRQAYQADITYGTNNEFGFDYLRDNMAFRKEDRFQRDLFFSIVDEVDSILIDEARTPLIISGPAEDSSELYKKMNQLVPRLQRQEPIPEDQDPNTVELTGHYSVDEKTRQVELNELGHQFIEELLQQEGLLPEGESLYASNNLNLLHHANSALKAHVLFNRNVEYIVQNNEVLLVDEHTGRTMPGRRLSEGLHQAIEAKEGLRIQAESQTLASTTFQNYFRNYDKLSGMTGTADTEAFEFRQIYGLDVIVIPTHKEMVRQDGNDLVYLTIAEKYDAIIEDIKETVKAERPVLVGTASIDSSEHLSKALDKAGIAHQVLNAKFHEKEADIIAQAGRPGAVTIATNMAGRGTDIMLGGNWKAEVAELDNPAQEQIDQIKADWQKRHMAVLEAGGLHIIGTERHESRRIDNQLRGRSGRQGDPGSSRFYLSLEDSLMRIFASERVKNFMKALGMEKGEAIEHRMVTNAIEKAQRKVEGRNFDIRKQLLEYDDVANDQRKVIYHQRDELLSAEDVSSSIEALREDVVSGLISQHIPPQSLEEQWDVKGLEEKLASELNERMPVQQWLDEDDRLDEEALRERILQGVIDSYRKKEELAGAEVLRNFEKHILLRILDDKWKEHLATMDHLRQGIHLRGYAQKNPKQEYKREAFELFQQMLEDIKYDTIRIISHVQVQEDDRTAEMERQRREEMARRMQFEHARAQGVEAEATGQEAPEEEAHQPFVREGRKVGRNDPCPCGSGKKFKQCHGKIA, from the coding sequence ATGTTTGCTTCGTTAATTAAGAAAGTTATTGGTAGCCGGAATGACCGCCAGCTGAAACGGATGGGCAAGATTGTCAAATCAATCAATGCCCTGGAAGAAAGCCTGGCGGCTTTGAGCGACGATGAGCTGAAGGCTAAAACCGGAGAGTTTCGTGAGCGCTTCAACAAAGGCGAAACCCTTGATGACCTGTTGCCTGAGGCGTTTGCTGTGGTTCGTGAGGCGGGCAAGCGGGTGATGGGCATGCGTCATTTTGATGTCCAGCTTATTGGTGGTATGACCCTCCATGAAGGGCGCATTGCCGAGATGCGCACCGGTGAAGGTAAGACACTGGTAGCCACCCTGCCTGCTTATTTGAACGCGATTCCCGGTCAGGGCGTTCATGTGGTTACCGTGAATGATTATCTGGCTCGTCGTGATGCGAACTGGATGCGCCCGCTCTATGAGTTTCTGGGGATGAGCGTGGGCATTGTTGTTCCGCAGCAGGATCCGGAAGAGAAGCGTCAGGCTTATCAGGCGGATATCACCTACGGAACCAACAACGAGTTTGGTTTTGACTACCTTCGTGACAACATGGCCTTCCGGAAGGAAGATCGCTTCCAGCGTGATCTCTTCTTCTCCATTGTCGATGAGGTTGACTCGATTCTGATTGATGAGGCCAGAACACCGCTGATTATTTCCGGCCCGGCTGAAGACTCCTCAGAACTTTATAAAAAGATGAATCAGCTGGTTCCCAGGCTGCAACGGCAGGAGCCCATTCCTGAAGACCAGGATCCCAATACCGTTGAACTTACCGGTCATTACTCAGTCGATGAGAAGACCCGCCAGGTTGAGTTGAATGAACTGGGCCATCAGTTTATTGAAGAGCTGCTGCAACAGGAAGGTTTGTTGCCGGAAGGGGAAAGTCTTTACGCCTCCAACAACCTGAACCTGCTGCACCATGCGAACTCAGCCCTGAAAGCCCATGTGCTGTTTAACCGCAATGTGGAATACATTGTGCAGAATAATGAAGTTCTGCTGGTGGATGAGCATACCGGCCGGACCATGCCGGGCCGTCGTCTCTCGGAAGGTCTGCATCAGGCGATTGAAGCGAAAGAAGGGCTGCGTATTCAGGCGGAGAGCCAGACTCTGGCTTCCACAACGTTCCAGAATTATTTCCGGAATTATGACAAGCTCTCCGGCATGACCGGTACTGCCGATACCGAAGCGTTCGAGTTCCGTCAGATTTATGGCCTGGACGTGATTGTTATTCCTACCCATAAGGAGATGGTTCGTCAGGATGGCAATGATCTCGTCTATCTGACGATCGCGGAAAAATACGACGCCATTATTGAAGATATCAAGGAAACGGTGAAAGCCGAGCGTCCGGTTCTGGTGGGTACGGCGTCTATCGACTCTTCTGAGCATCTGTCTAAAGCTCTTGATAAAGCGGGCATTGCTCACCAGGTACTGAATGCCAAATTCCATGAGAAAGAAGCGGATATCATCGCCCAGGCTGGTCGCCCCGGTGCGGTCACCATCGCCACCAATATGGCGGGCCGTGGTACCGATATCATGCTGGGCGGTAACTGGAAGGCAGAAGTTGCTGAGCTGGATAACCCGGCCCAGGAGCAAATTGATCAGATCAAAGCGGATTGGCAGAAACGCCACATGGCGGTGCTTGAAGCCGGTGGTCTGCATATTATCGGTACCGAGCGTCACGAGTCACGACGTATTGATAACCAGTTAAGAGGCCGTTCCGGTCGTCAGGGCGACCCGGGCTCTTCCCGTTTTTATCTGTCTCTGGAAGACAGCCTGATGCGGATTTTCGCTTCTGAGCGGGTCAAGAACTTTATGAAAGCCCTGGGCATGGAAAAAGGTGAAGCCATTGAACACCGCATGGTGACCAATGCCATCGAAAAAGCCCAGCGTAAAGTGGAAGGTCGCAACTTTGATATTCGTAAGCAGCTGCTGGAATATGATGATGTTGCCAATGACCAGCGTAAGGTCATTTATCATCAACGGGATGAACTGCTCAGTGCGGAGGATGTTTCTTCCAGTATTGAAGCACTCCGTGAAGACGTGGTCAGTGGCCTGATCAGTCAGCACATTCCACCCCAGAGCCTGGAAGAGCAGTGGGATGTGAAAGGTCTGGAAGAGAAACTGGCCAGCGAGCTCAATGAGCGTATGCCGGTTCAGCAGTGGCTGGATGAAGATGATCGTCTGGATGAAGAGGCGCTTCGTGAGCGTATTCTTCAGGGGGTAATCGATTCTTACCGCAAGAAGGAAGAACTGGCCGGTGCTGAAGTTCTGCGCAACTTTGAAAAGCATATTCTGCTGCGGATTCTGGATGACAAGTGGAAAGAGCATCTGGCCACCATGGACCACCTGAGACAGGGTATTCATCTGCGTGGTTATGCCCAGAAGAACCCCAAGCAGGAATACAAGCGTGAGGCGTTTGAGTTATTCCAGCAGATGCTTGAGGATATCAAGTACGACACGATTCGTATTATCTCCCATGTGCAGGTGCAGGAAGATGATCGAACCGCTGAGATGGAACGTCAGCGTCGTGAGGAAATGGCCCGGAGAATGCAGTTTGAGCATGCCAGGGCCCAGGGTGTAGAAGCAGAAGCAACCGGGCAGGAAGCACCTGAAGAGGAAGCTCACCAGCCATTTGTCCGGGAAGGGCGTAAAGTGGGGCGGAACGATCCGTGTCCATGTGGTTCCGGTAAAAAGTTCAAACAGTGCCACGGTAAAATTGCCTGA
- the cysK gene encoding cysteine synthase A, which produces MIYNSILETIGQTPIVKINRLAPAHVNFYVKAEYFNPMSSVKDRLAFAIINDARQKGELEEGQTVVEATSGNTGIAMAMVCAALNHPFVAVMTETFSVERRKIMRALGAKVVLTPAAERGTGMVRVAKELSEKNGWFLARQFENEANPEYHRNTTAPEILQDFAGQRLDYFVSGYGTGGTITGVGEVLKAARPDIKIICTEPASAALLSGKEWAPHKIQGWTPDFIAPVLNRDVIDEVLPVDDVVARDTALELARKEGIFCGISAGATVATALEVAETAPEGSTILAMLPDTGERYMSTFLFEDIAEGSDDEVLETLK; this is translated from the coding sequence ATGATTTACAATTCAATTTTAGAAACGATCGGCCAGACTCCCATCGTTAAAATCAATCGCCTGGCACCGGCACACGTCAACTTCTACGTGAAGGCCGAGTACTTTAACCCTATGTCCTCTGTAAAGGACCGTTTGGCATTTGCCATCATCAACGACGCCCGGCAAAAAGGTGAACTTGAAGAAGGTCAAACCGTCGTAGAAGCGACCTCCGGTAATACAGGTATCGCCATGGCCATGGTGTGTGCGGCATTGAACCATCCTTTTGTGGCGGTTATGACCGAAACATTCTCTGTTGAGCGACGCAAAATCATGCGCGCCTTGGGAGCCAAAGTTGTACTGACGCCGGCTGCCGAGCGTGGTACCGGCATGGTGCGGGTTGCCAAAGAGTTGTCCGAGAAAAATGGCTGGTTCCTGGCTCGACAGTTTGAAAACGAAGCCAATCCTGAATATCACCGGAACACCACCGCCCCTGAAATTTTGCAGGATTTTGCCGGCCAGCGGCTGGATTATTTTGTCAGTGGCTACGGCACCGGCGGTACCATCACCGGTGTCGGTGAAGTACTTAAGGCTGCCCGTCCAGACATCAAAATCATCTGCACCGAACCTGCCAGTGCGGCATTGCTCAGTGGCAAAGAGTGGGCACCGCACAAGATTCAGGGTTGGACACCGGATTTTATCGCCCCGGTCCTTAACCGTGACGTCATTGATGAAGTATTGCCGGTTGATGACGTGGTTGCCCGTGATACCGCGCTTGAACTGGCTCGCAAAGAAGGCATCTTCTGTGGTATCTCTGCCGGTGCAACGGTTGCGACTGCACTTGAAGTGGCTGAAACTGCGCCTGAAGGCTCTACCATTCTGGCCATGTTGCCGGATACCGGCGAACGTTACATGTCTACCTTCCTGTTTGAGGATATAGCCGAAGGTTCAGACGACGAAGTGCTGGAAACCTTAAAGTAA
- the metX gene encoding homoserine O-acetyltransferase MetX, with the protein MSYSIQNLEDGSRLFTSTKPFTLANGRVLEHWQLCYETFGHLNKPRDNVVLIHHALSVGPHVAATEANPKKGWWQALVGPGKAVDTDRYHVICINNLGSCFGSTSPLTINQVTGKPWAGDFPEVVMADMVHSQKLLLDHLGIESLYAMIGNSMGAMVSLTWAIDYPDSVQRLLLTSSSYKAYPANIANRRIQQESIRLDPAFQDGNYAPDARLNGFRLARKLGLYTYRNAAEWNRRFNSFNNIGMRDEEINSYMDYNADLFCRSFDANCYLVLTAAMDQYDVTQPYGSLEATCGRITAKTTVISVESDILFTPQQQQELYQGLLKGRVDCHYINHPSQYGHDAFLVETEAFDRYLRAFLD; encoded by the coding sequence TTGAGTTATTCGATACAGAACCTCGAAGACGGCTCCAGACTGTTTACAAGTACGAAGCCGTTCACCCTTGCCAATGGCCGGGTATTGGAACACTGGCAGTTGTGTTACGAAACGTTCGGTCATTTGAATAAGCCAAGGGATAATGTTGTTCTGATTCATCATGCCTTGAGTGTCGGGCCCCATGTCGCTGCCACTGAAGCCAATCCGAAAAAGGGTTGGTGGCAGGCCTTGGTGGGGCCGGGCAAAGCGGTTGATACCGACAGGTATCATGTTATTTGCATCAATAATTTGGGCAGTTGTTTTGGTTCAACCAGTCCGCTGACCATTAATCAGGTGACCGGCAAGCCCTGGGCAGGGGACTTTCCGGAGGTGGTGATGGCAGACATGGTGCACAGTCAGAAGTTATTACTGGATCATCTCGGCATTGAGAGCCTGTATGCCATGATTGGTAACTCAATGGGCGCTATGGTTTCACTGACCTGGGCAATTGATTATCCAGATTCAGTGCAAAGGTTACTGTTGACCAGTTCGTCCTATAAGGCATATCCGGCCAATATTGCTAACCGTCGGATCCAGCAGGAATCGATTCGGCTGGATCCGGCTTTTCAAGATGGCAATTATGCACCGGATGCCCGGCTGAACGGATTTCGATTGGCACGAAAGCTTGGGCTTTATACTTATCGTAACGCCGCTGAATGGAACCGACGCTTCAATAGTTTCAACAACATCGGTATGCGTGATGAGGAAATCAACAGCTATATGGATTATAACGCCGATCTGTTTTGCCGCAGCTTTGATGCCAATTGCTATTTGGTACTGACCGCCGCAATGGACCAATATGATGTGACGCAGCCATACGGATCACTCGAAGCCACTTGCGGCAGAATCACCGCTAAAACCACAGTGATTTCGGTAGAGAGTGATATTCTGTTCACTCCGCAACAACAGCAAGAGCTGTACCAGGGGCTGCTGAAGGGACGGGTGGACTGTCACTATATCAATCACCCCTCTCAATATGGCCATGATGCCTTCCTGGTAGAAACCGAAGCCTTCGATCGCTACCTGCGGGCATTTCTCGACTGA
- a CDS encoding M23 family metallopeptidase yields the protein MKIIVVNQDHSQTRTYSGSGKRVGVLFCCAFLLSMAVGGGAMYAWLTNNQEHMLTSEGVKNWKQVLDTQQQDLGLVRQQAQNQLDALMLRLSELQGRMTRLDALGERLTSKAKLDDGEFDFNEAPALGGPQEFTEAEAAYSKVSLIEAIDQLADQIDNREEQLDLLDNLIANRTLHDDAFLAGLPVRKGWLSSRYGRRTDPFTGKGAWHNGVDFAGKRGSDIISVAAGVVVWSGTRSGFGLLVEVNHGNGYLTRYAHNDENLVKVGDIVTRGQAVARMGSSGRSTGPHVHFEVLKNGKPQDPSRYIYRASK from the coding sequence ATGAAAATTATTGTTGTTAACCAGGATCATTCTCAAACCCGAACTTATTCCGGAAGTGGAAAACGGGTAGGGGTTCTGTTTTGCTGTGCTTTTTTGCTCTCCATGGCCGTTGGTGGTGGCGCAATGTATGCCTGGTTGACCAATAACCAGGAGCACATGTTAACCAGTGAGGGCGTTAAAAACTGGAAACAGGTTCTGGATACACAGCAACAGGATCTTGGCCTGGTTCGTCAGCAGGCACAAAACCAGCTGGATGCCCTGATGCTCAGGCTGTCTGAACTTCAGGGGCGTATGACCCGACTTGATGCCCTTGGCGAACGCCTTACCAGCAAGGCAAAACTGGATGACGGTGAGTTTGACTTCAATGAAGCGCCTGCACTGGGTGGACCTCAGGAGTTTACTGAAGCAGAAGCAGCCTACAGCAAGGTGAGTCTGATTGAGGCTATTGATCAATTGGCGGATCAGATCGATAACCGTGAAGAACAACTGGACCTTCTGGATAATCTTATTGCCAACAGAACCCTGCACGACGATGCATTTCTGGCGGGGTTGCCCGTCAGAAAAGGCTGGCTCTCTTCCCGCTATGGTCGCCGTACCGACCCGTTTACCGGTAAGGGTGCCTGGCATAATGGTGTGGATTTTGCCGGTAAGCGCGGCTCAGACATTATTTCCGTGGCGGCAGGTGTTGTTGTCTGGTCAGGCACCCGCTCAGGCTTTGGGCTTCTGGTGGAGGTCAATCATGGCAATGGTTATCTGACACGTTATGCCCACAATGATGAAAACCTGGTCAAGGTCGGTGATATTGTCACCAGAGGGCAGGCCGTTGCCAGAATGGGCAGTTCCGGGCGGTCAACCGGACCACACGTTCACTTTGAGGTCTTGAAAAATGGTAAGCCTCAGGACCCTTCGAGATATATCTACAGAGCAAGTAAGTAG
- the lpxC gene encoding UDP-3-O-acyl-N-acetylglucosamine deacetylase — MIRQRTLKNIIRATGVGLHSGEKVYLTLKPAPVDTGIIFCRTDLDPVIEIPAHALNVGQTTLCTSLHKDGTRIDTVEHLLSALAGLGIDNAYVEVSAHEVPIMDGSAGPFVFLLQSAGIQEQNAPKKFIRIKEDVTVTDGDKTATFKPYDGFKVSFTIDFDHPVFKSRSQTASIDFSSTSFVKEVSRARTFGFMRDVEYLRSQNLALGGSVDNVVVVDEYRILNEDGLRYHDEFVKHKMLDAIGDLYLLGHSLIGQFIGHKSGHELNNKLVRTLLANEKLWEIVTFEEAEVSPISYQKPVAVTA; from the coding sequence ATGATCAGACAGCGTACACTGAAAAATATTATTCGTGCTACGGGCGTGGGCCTTCACTCCGGTGAAAAGGTTTACCTTACTCTTAAGCCTGCTCCCGTAGATACCGGCATCATTTTCTGTCGTACAGACCTTGACCCGGTCATTGAAATTCCGGCACATGCCCTGAATGTCGGGCAGACGACACTGTGCACGTCTTTGCATAAAGACGGCACCCGAATTGACACTGTTGAACACCTTCTCTCCGCCCTGGCTGGGCTGGGTATTGATAACGCCTACGTTGAGGTCAGTGCCCACGAGGTTCCCATAATGGACGGCAGCGCTGGTCCATTCGTATTCCTGCTACAGTCCGCAGGTATCCAGGAGCAGAATGCGCCCAAGAAGTTCATTCGCATCAAAGAAGATGTGACGGTGACGGATGGGGATAAAACGGCAACCTTCAAACCATACGACGGTTTCAAAGTAAGCTTCACCATTGACTTTGATCATCCTGTTTTCAAAAGCCGCTCCCAGACAGCGTCGATTGACTTCTCCAGTACCTCTTTTGTGAAGGAAGTGAGCAGGGCCCGTACTTTCGGCTTTATGCGTGATGTCGAGTACCTGCGTTCCCAGAATCTGGCCCTTGGCGGCAGCGTGGATAATGTGGTTGTTGTCGATGAGTACCGAATTCTCAATGAAGATGGCCTCCGCTATCACGATGAGTTTGTCAAGCACAAGATGCTGGACGCGATCGGCGACCTTTATTTGCTGGGGCATAGTTTGATTGGCCAGTTCATCGGTCATAAATCTGGCCATGAACTTAACAATAAACTGGTTAGAACGTTGCTTGCCAATGAAAAATTATGGGAGATAGTGACTTTCGAAGAGGCTGAGGTTTCTCCGATCTCCTATCAGAAGCCCGTTGCTGTAACGGCCTGA
- the ftsZ gene encoding cell division protein FtsZ, which translates to MFELVDNVPQEAVIKVIGVGGGGGNAVCHMLNSQLEGVEFACANTDAQALKKQHLQAHTHLQLGASITRGLGAGANPNVGREAAMEDRERIAELLKGADMVFIAAGMGGGTGTGAAPVVAEIARELGALTVAVVTKPFGFEGKRRMAVAEEGLKELQEHVDSLITIPNEKLLPVLGSDVSLLNAFGAANDVLLGAVQGISELITRDGLINVDFADVRTVMSEMGMAMMGTGVATGSGRAAEAAEKAIRSPLLEDVDLQGAKGVLVNITAGLDFTVGEYNQVGDVVSQFASNDATVVIGTVIDSELTDELRVTVVATGIGAGGVAREQLKVVEKAPPKNKDGTPDYGRLDISPLLRDKKKEEGEVAPREEGKRAAVATGDSVDYLDIPAFLRRQAD; encoded by the coding sequence ATGTTTGAATTGGTGGATAACGTACCGCAGGAAGCGGTCATAAAAGTTATCGGTGTCGGTGGTGGTGGTGGTAATGCAGTCTGCCACATGCTGAATAGTCAGCTCGAAGGTGTTGAGTTTGCCTGTGCAAACACTGACGCCCAGGCGCTGAAAAAGCAGCATTTGCAGGCCCATACTCACCTGCAGCTGGGAGCCTCGATCACGCGAGGGCTTGGTGCAGGCGCGAACCCGAATGTCGGTCGCGAGGCGGCGATGGAAGACCGGGAGCGTATCGCCGAGCTCCTCAAAGGTGCGGATATGGTCTTTATTGCCGCTGGCATGGGCGGTGGTACCGGGACCGGTGCAGCTCCGGTGGTTGCCGAGATAGCCCGGGAGCTTGGCGCACTGACCGTGGCCGTGGTCACGAAGCCATTCGGTTTTGAAGGCAAGCGCAGAATGGCGGTTGCCGAAGAAGGTCTGAAAGAGCTTCAGGAACATGTGGATTCGCTGATTACCATTCCCAATGAAAAGTTACTGCCAGTGCTTGGCAGTGATGTCAGTCTGCTCAATGCCTTTGGTGCTGCCAATGATGTTCTGCTGGGTGCGGTGCAGGGTATTTCTGAACTGATTACCCGTGATGGTCTCATCAACGTTGACTTTGCCGATGTTCGCACAGTGATGTCAGAAATGGGTATGGCGATGATGGGTACCGGAGTTGCCACGGGTAGCGGCCGTGCAGCAGAAGCAGCTGAGAAAGCCATCCGCAGTCCGCTGCTGGAAGATGTTGATCTGCAGGGAGCCAAAGGTGTTCTGGTTAACATTACTGCCGGCCTTGACTTTACCGTTGGTGAGTACAACCAGGTAGGCGACGTTGTAAGTCAGTTTGCGTCTAACGATGCAACCGTTGTTATCGGTACTGTTATTGACTCGGAATTAACGGACGAGCTGCGGGTAACTGTCGTGGCAACCGGTATCGGTGCGGGCGGCGTTGCCAGGGAGCAGTTGAAGGTGGTTGAAAAAGCACCGCCAAAAAACAAAGATGGCACACCTGACTACGGCAGGCTGGACATTTCTCCTCTGTTGCGTGACAAAAAGAAGGAGGAAGGGGAAGTGGCTCCGAGGGAAGAAGGTAAACGGGCAGCGGTGGCGACCGGAGATAGTGTCGATTACCTCGATATACCGGCATTTCTGAGGCGTCAGGCGGATTAA
- the ftsA gene encoding cell division protein FtsA, which yields MTAADNGRLIVGLDIGTSKVVAIVGELNAEGDIEVIGIGSHISRGLKRGVVVNIDSTVHAIKRAVEEAELMAGCQIHSVYAGIAGNHIKSLNSHGIVAIREREVNGADIDRVIDAAQAVAIPADQRILHILPQEYAIDNQEGIKEPHGMSGVRLEAKVHLVTCAVNAAQNIENCIRRCGLEVDDIILEQLASSYSVLSEDEKELGVCMVDIGGGTTDIAIFTDGAIRHTAVIPIAGDQVTNDIAMALRTPTQNAEDIKIKYACALAQLAGADETIKVPSVGERPSRELSRQALAEVVEPRYDELFTLINAEIRRSGFEDLIPAGIVLTGGTSKIEGAIELAEEIFHMPVRLGVPQLVKGLSDVVSNPIYSTGVGLLHYGQKMQKDGLKKSIASKPQDAGLMDKMKRWFQNF from the coding sequence ATGACAGCGGCAGATAATGGAAGATTGATCGTTGGGTTGGATATAGGCACCTCGAAAGTCGTGGCTATTGTCGGAGAGCTCAACGCTGAGGGTGACATTGAAGTCATCGGCATCGGCTCGCATATTTCCCGCGGGCTTAAGCGTGGCGTTGTGGTTAATATTGACTCTACGGTCCATGCCATTAAGAGAGCCGTTGAAGAAGCTGAGCTGATGGCCGGGTGTCAGATACACTCGGTCTATGCCGGTATTGCCGGCAATCACATCAAGAGTCTTAACTCCCATGGTATCGTTGCGATACGTGAGCGTGAAGTGAATGGTGCCGATATTGACCGGGTGATTGATGCCGCCCAGGCGGTGGCGATCCCGGCGGATCAGCGTATTCTGCATATTCTTCCACAGGAGTATGCCATTGATAACCAGGAGGGAATCAAGGAGCCTCACGGGATGTCCGGTGTCCGGCTGGAAGCCAAGGTTCACCTGGTGACCTGTGCTGTTAATGCGGCCCAGAATATTGAGAACTGCATCCGTCGCTGTGGTCTGGAAGTGGACGATATTATTCTTGAACAGCTGGCTTCAAGTTATTCGGTGCTTTCAGAAGATGAGAAAGAGCTGGGCGTCTGTATGGTGGATATCGGCGGTGGCACGACAGATATTGCCATCTTTACCGATGGTGCGATTCGGCATACGGCAGTGATTCCCATTGCCGGTGATCAGGTGACCAATGACATTGCCATGGCCTTGCGGACACCGACGCAAAATGCCGAGGACATAAAGATTAAATATGCCTGTGCCCTGGCGCAGCTGGCTGGAGCCGATGAAACCATTAAAGTTCCCAGTGTCGGTGAGCGACCTTCCAGGGAGCTTTCCCGGCAGGCGCTGGCAGAGGTGGTAGAACCTCGTTATGACGAGCTGTTTACGTTAATTAATGCAGAGATCAGGCGCAGTGGTTTCGAAGACCTGATCCCCGCAGGCATCGTTCTGACCGGTGGTACTTCCAAGATCGAGGGAGCTATTGAATTGGCAGAAGAGATTTTCCACATGCCGGTCAGGCTGGGTGTGCCGCAGTTAGTGAAAGGGCTGAGTGATGTGGTCAGTAATCCCATTTATTCAACGGGTGTCGGGCTGTTGCACTACGGCCAGAAAATGCAGAAAGACGGTTTGAAAAAGTCGATCGCCAGCAAACCTCAGGATGCTGGGCTGATGGACAAGATGAAGCGCTGGTTTCAAAACTTTTAA
- a CDS encoding cell division protein FtsQ/DivIB has protein sequence MSLVLLAGLLGSMPWLVNWLNQPIARVEVHAGFEYLSREQVEGVLQPHLQDRFFALDLREMQQVLMAMPWIKTASVRRQWPDSVQVSLTEQQPVARWGSSALISNEGEVFAPEDIAGFSAMPVLGGPEELAVEVMQQYLAISQLLRPMGLRLTMLKRSNSGSWRFTIGHVEVNIGRDRRMERLQRFVRLYHARLESRWDQVKRVDLRYLNGASVAWSETLVNTGSK, from the coding sequence GTGTCTCTTGTTCTGCTGGCAGGCTTGCTGGGCTCAATGCCGTGGTTGGTGAACTGGTTGAATCAGCCGATAGCACGGGTGGAAGTGCATGCAGGCTTTGAGTATTTATCCAGAGAGCAAGTCGAGGGTGTTTTGCAGCCTCACTTACAGGACCGTTTTTTTGCCCTGGATTTGCGCGAGATGCAGCAGGTTCTGATGGCAATGCCCTGGATTAAGACCGCCTCGGTTCGACGACAGTGGCCTGACAGTGTCCAGGTGAGCCTGACCGAACAGCAGCCGGTGGCGAGGTGGGGCAGCAGCGCCCTGATCAGCAATGAAGGTGAGGTGTTTGCACCAGAGGATATTGCCGGTTTTTCCGCCATGCCGGTTCTGGGTGGCCCGGAAGAGCTGGCGGTGGAGGTGATGCAGCAATATCTGGCCATCAGTCAGTTGCTCCGGCCTATGGGGCTCAGGCTGACCATGCTGAAACGTAGCAATAGTGGCTCATGGCGATTTACCATAGGACATGTTGAGGTCAATATTGGTCGTGACCGAAGGATGGAAAGACTGCAGCGTTTTGTCCGTCTTTATCATGCCAGGCTGGAGTCTCGCTGGGATCAGGTAAAGCGGGTAGATTTGCGCTATTTGAACGGTGCTTCGGTTGCCTGGAGTGAGACGCTGGTTAACACGGGGTCAAAATAA